From the genome of Acidobacteriota bacterium, one region includes:
- the rimO gene encoding 30S ribosomal protein S12 methylthiotransferase RimO has protein sequence MPSAPRPTRATPRHRKRVFFVNLGCPKNQVDGERILGRLEAAGAEIVGDPEAADTLIVNTCAFIDAARAESVDALLDAAAWKEARPGRRVIAAGCLVQRAAGELVSSIPELDGLLAPARIESSEAVLGPEPPRHPDGGPGRVSLPAAGEPRHLLSPPHSVYVKIAEGCDQSCAFCAIPAFRGRQRSRRIEDVVREVAAHAAAGAAEVNLIAQDSTGYGRDLGLREGLAQLIEALDGLAEGPPWVRIHYLYPGRISDRLVEAMARSSRVVEYVDLPLQHADPEILRRMRRPGSPDAYLELLDRLRAALPGAGVRSGFIVGFPGETDAQFERLCRFVEQAGFDAVGVFAYSHEEGTAAASLRDDIPAAVKLERKAALEEIAAEVARARNEARVGQELEVLVDGEAEDRPGWIAGRWRGQAPEVDGRVLAPRPRRAPRPGERVRVRVTSAGPAELIGRIAGEER, from the coding sequence ATGCCCTCCGCGCCCCGGCCCACTCGCGCGACGCCCCGCCACCGGAAGCGGGTCTTCTTCGTCAACCTCGGCTGTCCCAAGAACCAGGTCGACGGCGAGCGGATCCTCGGCCGCCTCGAGGCGGCCGGCGCGGAGATCGTCGGCGATCCGGAAGCCGCCGATACGCTGATCGTGAACACCTGCGCCTTCATCGACGCAGCGCGGGCCGAGTCGGTCGATGCTCTGCTGGACGCCGCCGCGTGGAAGGAGGCACGGCCGGGGCGGCGCGTGATCGCCGCCGGCTGTCTGGTCCAGCGGGCGGCCGGCGAACTCGTCTCGTCGATCCCCGAGCTGGACGGCCTGCTCGCCCCCGCCCGCATCGAGTCGTCCGAAGCGGTCTTGGGACCGGAGCCCCCGCGGCACCCCGACGGCGGCCCGGGGCGCGTCAGCCTGCCCGCCGCCGGCGAGCCGAGGCACCTCCTCTCCCCGCCGCACTCCGTCTACGTGAAGATCGCCGAGGGGTGCGACCAGTCGTGCGCTTTCTGCGCGATTCCCGCGTTCCGCGGGCGGCAGCGGTCGCGCCGTATCGAAGATGTGGTTCGCGAGGTGGCCGCCCACGCCGCCGCGGGTGCGGCCGAGGTGAACCTCATCGCCCAGGACTCGACCGGTTACGGGCGCGACCTCGGGCTCCGCGAGGGTCTGGCGCAGCTGATCGAGGCGCTCGACGGCCTGGCGGAGGGTCCCCCGTGGGTCCGGATCCACTACCTGTACCCCGGACGGATTTCCGACCGCCTCGTCGAGGCGATGGCGCGCAGCAGCAGGGTCGTCGAGTACGTCGACCTGCCGCTGCAGCATGCCGATCCCGAGATTCTCCGCCGGATGCGGCGTCCGGGGAGCCCGGACGCGTACCTCGAGCTCCTCGACAGGCTCCGGGCGGCGCTGCCCGGTGCCGGGGTGCGCTCGGGGTTCATCGTGGGGTTTCCCGGTGAGACCGACGCCCAGTTCGAGCGCCTGTGCCGCTTCGTGGAGCAGGCCGGGTTCGACGCGGTCGGCGTTTTCGCCTACTCCCACGAGGAGGGAACCGCCGCCGCGTCGCTGCGGGACGACATCCCGGCGGCGGTGAAGCTCGAACGCAAGGCGGCTCTCGAGGAGATCGCCGCCGAGGTGGCGCGGGCCCGCAACGAAGCGCGCGTCGGGCAAGAGCTGGAGGTCCTCGTGGACGGGGAGGCCGAAGACCGGCCCGGATGGATCGCCGGCAGATGGCGGGGGCAAGCCCCCGAGGTGGACGGCCGCGTTCTCGCTCCGCGGCCCCGGCGCGCCCCCCGTCCCGGCGAACGGGTGCGCGTGCGCGTCACGTCGGCCGGGCCCGCCGAGCTGATCGGCCGGATCGCCGGGGAGGAGAGGTGA
- a CDS encoding asparagine--tRNA ligase yields the protein MPPTATIRHLARHAGQRVRLECWVTHRRSKGKIVFLVVRDGTGVCQAVAAASDLDADTFSRLSKLTHESSLRLTGTVVPDTRAPGGYELHVDGADIFQVAEEYPIGRKEHGIEFLLDHRHLWLRHKGPWAVMRVRDEVVKACRDFMYDNDFLLIDSPILTPAACEGTSTLFETDYFGSPAYLSQSGQLYVEPACVAHRKVYCFGPTFRAEKSKTRRHLTEFWMIEPEIAWAGLDDVMELAERLVCYVVERVLDRRREELEILERDVSKLEAIRPPFPRLSYDEAAEILTRDENVARARAAGAPPFEPGNDLGAMDETILGELHDRPVMIHRYPAAVKAFYMQPDPERPDRALCVDVIAPEGYGEIIGGSERIHDHALLARRIEEHGLPREAFQWYLDLRRFGSVPHAGFGMGIERVVCWLTGIRHAREAIPYPRTIQRLYP from the coding sequence GTGCCTCCGACGGCGACGATCCGGCACCTCGCGCGCCACGCCGGCCAGCGGGTGCGTCTCGAGTGCTGGGTCACGCACCGGCGATCCAAGGGAAAGATCGTCTTCCTCGTGGTGCGGGACGGCACCGGCGTCTGCCAGGCCGTCGCGGCCGCGTCCGACCTCGATGCCGACACCTTCTCGCGCCTGTCGAAGCTGACACACGAGTCGTCGTTGCGCCTCACCGGGACCGTGGTTCCTGACACGCGGGCGCCGGGTGGGTACGAACTCCACGTGGACGGCGCGGACATCTTCCAGGTGGCCGAGGAATACCCGATCGGCCGAAAAGAGCACGGGATCGAGTTCCTCCTCGATCACCGCCACCTCTGGCTCCGGCACAAGGGGCCCTGGGCGGTGATGCGGGTGCGGGACGAGGTCGTGAAGGCCTGCCGCGACTTCATGTACGACAACGACTTCCTGCTCATCGACTCGCCGATCCTCACCCCCGCCGCCTGCGAGGGCACCAGCACCCTGTTCGAAACCGATTACTTCGGTTCGCCGGCCTACCTCTCTCAATCGGGCCAGCTGTACGTCGAGCCGGCCTGCGTGGCACACCGCAAGGTGTACTGCTTCGGCCCGACCTTCAGGGCGGAAAAATCGAAGACGCGGCGCCATCTCACCGAGTTCTGGATGATCGAGCCCGAAATCGCCTGGGCCGGCCTCGACGACGTGATGGAGCTGGCCGAGCGGCTGGTGTGCTACGTGGTCGAGCGGGTGCTCGACAGGCGCCGGGAGGAACTCGAGATCCTCGAGCGGGACGTGTCGAAGCTCGAGGCGATCCGGCCGCCCTTTCCCCGCCTGTCCTACGACGAGGCGGCGGAGATCCTCACCCGCGACGAGAACGTCGCCCGGGCGAGGGCGGCCGGAGCGCCCCCCTTCGAGCCGGGCAACGACCTCGGGGCGATGGACGAGACGATCCTGGGCGAGCTGCACGACCGGCCGGTGATGATTCACCGCTACCCTGCCGCGGTGAAGGCCTTCTACATGCAGCCCGATCCCGAGCGCCCGGACCGCGCCCTCTGTGTGGACGTGATCGCACCGGAGGGTTACGGCGAGATCATCGGCGGGAGCGAGCGTATCCACGACCACGCCCTCCTCGCCCGGCGCATCGAGGAGCACGGCCTCCCGCGGGAGGCGTTCCAGTGGTATCTCGACCTCCGCCGATTCGGGTCGGTTCCGCACGCCGGCTTCGGCATGGGGATCGAACGCGTCGTCTGCTGGCTGACCGGCATCCGCCACGCCAGGGAGGCGATCCCCTATCCGCGCACGATCCAGCGCCTCTACCCGTAG
- a CDS encoding elongation factor G: MAGDGSPCRRRRFRGDRRNRGFRVDGAGACGLEFFVRRRLTPETTCAHARGRSFAPGSTLAPRPATVRSNRVFGTSGPRGDPFRLARSARMKVYDTSDIRNVALVGHGDSGKTTLASAALYLAGATKELGSVPDGTAVTDFDEAEIERKVSMSLAVAAAEWKDRKINLIDAPGYPAFIGDAAGAFRAADLVTIVVHAVDGIGVQTERMWEEASRAGLPVMFVVSQLDRERADFDAVLEALRERFGRELTAISLPIGKEASFEGVVSLVDGRAYPAKAGARPADPPADMAESIEKAREKLFDQVAESDDALMEAYLEAGTLTPEQLAAGLARSIAARQMIPVFAASGANLGGVAVWLDAIAEFGPDPTTHPPLKAKRGEEEIEVRTDPSASLLGQVVKTYIDPFAGRISLIRLFGGAAKADQACFNPVTGSAEKLSGLAAPRGKTGEKIPEARAGDIVAAVKLKDTHTGDTLTGDKSDQTVIEPIPFPKPAISYALKTEGDEEKMSSGLQRLAEEDATLRLERDPRTHELMVAGLGVDHLRTILDKLERRFNVKATLEKPKIPYLETITKTAKAQYRHKKQTGGAGQFAEVHLRIEPLPRGAGFQYDSEIFGGAISRNFWPSIEKGIRQVLETGAIAGYPMVDVKAVVYDGKEHPVDSKDVAFQVAGRECFKLAVKEAGPVVLEPIMRVVVTCPDENMGDVLGDLNRRRGKVQGSDSQGGRATIRAEVPMAEMLEYNATLRSLTSGRGSFTMELAHYERVPAEIQQKLVAEFKPQADED, from the coding sequence AGACGACGTGTGCCCACGCACGCGGCCGGTCGTTCGCCCCGGGGTCGACGCTCGCACCCCGGCCGGCGACGGTCCGGTCGAACCGGGTCTTCGGTACGAGCGGCCCCCGCGGTGACCCATTCCGCCTGGCAAGGAGCGCCCGAATGAAGGTCTACGACACGTCCGACATCCGCAACGTGGCTCTCGTCGGCCACGGTGATTCCGGGAAAACGACGCTGGCGTCCGCCGCGCTCTATCTCGCCGGCGCCACGAAAGAGCTCGGCTCGGTGCCGGACGGCACCGCCGTCACCGATTTCGACGAGGCGGAGATCGAGCGCAAGGTCAGCATGTCTCTCGCCGTGGCGGCCGCCGAGTGGAAGGATCGCAAGATCAACCTCATCGACGCTCCCGGATATCCGGCCTTCATCGGCGACGCTGCGGGCGCGTTCCGCGCCGCCGATCTGGTGACGATCGTCGTGCACGCGGTGGACGGCATCGGAGTGCAGACGGAGCGGATGTGGGAAGAAGCCTCGCGGGCCGGTCTGCCGGTGATGTTCGTCGTCAGCCAGCTCGACCGCGAGCGGGCCGACTTCGACGCGGTGCTGGAAGCCCTGCGCGAGCGCTTCGGCAGGGAATTGACCGCCATCTCGCTCCCGATCGGCAAGGAGGCTTCCTTCGAGGGCGTGGTCTCCCTCGTCGACGGTCGCGCCTACCCGGCGAAGGCGGGAGCGCGCCCGGCGGATCCGCCCGCCGACATGGCCGAGTCCATCGAGAAGGCGCGCGAGAAGCTCTTCGACCAGGTTGCGGAGAGCGACGACGCGCTGATGGAGGCCTACCTCGAAGCGGGCACGCTCACCCCCGAGCAGCTCGCGGCCGGCCTCGCGCGGTCCATCGCCGCCCGTCAGATGATCCCCGTTTTCGCCGCCTCGGGGGCGAACCTCGGCGGCGTCGCGGTGTGGCTCGACGCGATCGCCGAGTTCGGTCCCGATCCCACCACCCACCCTCCGCTGAAGGCGAAGCGCGGGGAGGAAGAGATCGAAGTCCGGACCGATCCCTCCGCCTCGCTGCTGGGCCAGGTCGTGAAGACCTACATCGACCCGTTCGCCGGCCGGATCAGCCTGATCCGGCTGTTCGGCGGAGCCGCCAAGGCCGACCAGGCCTGCTTCAACCCGGTGACGGGAAGCGCCGAGAAGCTCTCCGGTCTCGCGGCGCCGCGGGGAAAGACTGGGGAGAAGATCCCGGAGGCCCGTGCGGGGGACATCGTGGCCGCCGTGAAGCTCAAGGACACGCACACCGGGGACACGCTGACGGGCGACAAGTCGGACCAGACGGTCATCGAGCCGATCCCCTTCCCGAAGCCGGCGATCTCCTACGCGCTCAAGACCGAGGGTGACGAGGAGAAGATGTCCTCCGGCCTCCAGCGCCTGGCCGAGGAGGACGCCACGCTGCGGCTCGAGCGCGATCCGCGCACTCACGAGCTGATGGTGGCCGGCCTCGGCGTCGATCATCTGCGGACGATCCTCGACAAGCTGGAGCGGCGGTTCAACGTCAAGGCCACGCTCGAGAAGCCGAAGATCCCCTACCTCGAGACGATCACGAAGACGGCGAAGGCGCAGTACCGCCACAAGAAGCAGACCGGGGGCGCCGGTCAGTTCGCCGAGGTCCACCTGCGCATCGAACCGCTCCCCCGCGGCGCCGGATTCCAGTACGATTCGGAGATCTTCGGTGGCGCGATCTCGCGCAACTTCTGGCCGTCGATCGAAAAGGGCATCCGGCAGGTGCTCGAAACGGGCGCCATCGCCGGTTACCCGATGGTCGACGTGAAGGCCGTGGTGTACGACGGCAAGGAGCACCCGGTGGACTCGAAGGACGTCGCGTTCCAGGTGGCCGGACGCGAGTGCTTCAAGCTGGCCGTGAAGGAGGCGGGCCCCGTCGTCCTCGAGCCCATCATGCGGGTCGTCGTCACCTGCCCCGACGAGAACATGGGAGACGTGCTCGGGGACCTCAACCGCCGGCGCGGCAAGGTCCAGGGCTCCGACTCCCAGGGAGGGCGCGCCACGATCCGCGCCGAGGTGCCGATGGCCGAAATGCTGGAGTACAACGCGACCCTGCGCTCGCTGACCTCCGGGCGCGGATCGTTCACGATGGAGCTGGCGCACTACGAGCGGGTGCCCGCGGAGATCCAGCAGAAGCTGGTGGCGGAGTTCAAACCTCAGGCGGACGAGGACTGA